DNA from Stenotrophomonas bentonitica:
AAGGAATCTTCGCCGTGGGCGGCGAAGGCGCCAACGGCGTGAACGGCAACAGCGCCACCGTTGCGCTGCAGTCGAACGTGGAAACCTTCGGGTTCGGTTCGGACGGCCTGGCGGTGCAGTCCATCGGCGGCGGTGGCGGCAAGGGCGGCGACGCCAGCGGCGACAGTGTTGGCCTGCAGTACGTGATCGGCGGTTCGGCCGGTGGCGGTGGCGACGGCTACAGTGCGTCGCTGACCAGCCAGGCCGGCAGCACCGTGCTGACCCACGGCGTGCACGCGCCGGGTCTGCTGTCGCAGTCGATTGGTGGCGGTGGCGGCCAGGGCGGTTCGGCCTACAGCAAGTCCACTTCGGCGGGCTTCGGCGCTTCGATGGCGGTGGGCGGCAGCGGTGGCGCGGGTGGCAATGCCTGCGGCAGTGGCTGCAGCGGCACCCTGGCGCAGAACGACGGGCGCATCGGCACCGACGGTTCGGATAGCTATGGCATCCTGGCCCAGTCCATCGGCGGCGGTGGCGGCGCCGGTGGCGCGTCCACGGCGAAGTCGAAGGTGTATGCCGCCGAAGACGTCAGCATTTCGCTGAGCGCCTCGCTTGGAGGTTCCGGTGGCCAGGCCGGCAGTGGCGGCCTGCTCACCGCCACCAACACCGGCCTGGTCACCACCGGTGGCCAGGGCGCGGTGGGCATGCTCGCGCAGTCGATCGGCGGCGGCGGCGGTGCCGGTGGCGACTCGTCGTCGGCCTCGACCGCCACCGGTGGCGAGTTCGACATCAGTGCTTCGATGGCGCTGGGTGGCAAGGGCGGCACCGCCGGTGACGGCGGTGCGGCGACGGGTACCAACAGCGGCGTGGTGCTGACCACCGGCGAATCGGCAGCGGGCCTGCTGGTGCAGTCGGTCGGCGGTGGCGGTGGTGCCGGTGGCACCGGCGATGGCCAGGCCTCGGCGACCGGCGGTGAGACCAAGATCTCCACCACGTTGACCATGGGTGGCACCGGCGGTTCGGGCGGCGATGGTTATGCGGCCACCGCCAACAACATCAACGGGTCCATCATCACCCTGGGCGACGGCGCGTTCGGCATCGGCGCGCAGTCGATCGGCGGTGGCGGTGGTGCGGGCGGCGGTGCAGCCGGCTCGGCCAAGGGCGAGTACGTGGCCACCGTGACCATGGGCGCGAACGGCGGCAAGGGCGGCAACACGTATCACACCGATGGCAACGGCAATGAGATCGACGGCGTGTCGGTGCACAACGACGCCACTTCTACGGTGGTGACCTTCGGCGCAGACGCCAACGGCATCGTGGCGCAGTCGATCGGCGGCGGTGGTGGTGTCGGCGGAAAGGCCGGCTCCAACATCGCCAGCAAGAAGTCCGACGGCGCCGGTGGCAACAAGGGCAGCAACGCGGGCACCGCGACCAGCACGCTCACCGCCGCCTACGATGCCAATGGCACGGCGGCGCTCAACGACTATCTGGGCCTCAACAACGCAGTCACGTTTACCAACAGCCTGCTCGCCGACAGCACTTCACAGGTGGCAGCGCGTGCGCGGTTGGCAGCCGTGAGTGACGGCGACCTGGACGACGACCTCAACGATGCCGCCGAGTCGAAAGGCGACACCGACGACGACAACGAGTCCACCAGCATCCAGCTCTCGGTGGCGCTGGGCGCCTCCGGCGGCAGCGGCGGTACGGCGGGCCTGGTCACGGTGACCAACGACGGCGGGATCGCCACGCTGGGCAACCACGCCGACGCGATCCTGGCCCAGGCCGTCGGCGGCGGTGGCGGCAAGGGCGGCGCGGCCAGCACCGCCTCGACCAACGACTACAGCGGCAACCTGTCCGTGGGTGGCTCGGGCGCCGGAGGTGGCTACGGTGGCCAGGTGATCGTCAACAACACCGGTGCGATCTACACCAAGGGCGCGCTGGCGGCGGGCATCGTGGCCGAATCGATTGCCGGCGGCGGTGGCGTCGGCGGTGTCTCGGCGTCGTCGGTGAAGGCCAGCAGCAGGAACTCCGGGGACGACGACGCCAACGATGGCGCGTTCAAATCGATCTCGCTGTCGGTCGGCGGCAATGGCGGCGCCAGCTACGACTCCGGGCAGGCCAAGGTGACCAGCAGCGGTGCGATCTCCACCGCGGCGCACGATTCCAGCGGCATCATCGCGCAGTCCATCACCGGCGGTGGCGGCATCGCCAAGACCCTGGCCAGCGACCTGGAAGGCGCAGGTGGCAGCGCCAGTGCGAAGGGTGGCGACTACGACGTCATGTTCAAGTTCGGCGGCAGTGGTGGCGAAGCCTCCGGTGGCAGCGGCCTGGTCAACGTCACCACCGCAACGGGAGGATCAATCACCACCAAGGGCGACAACAGCCACGGCATCCTGGCCCAGTCGATCAGCGGCGGCGGTGGCCTGCAGTTGGGCGGCACCGTCAGCGGCAGCACCGTGGCCGATTTCTTCGGCTCCGGCAAGACCACCGGCAGCGTCAACAATGACGGCGTGAACAGCCCGACAGCCGGCAACAGCGGCCTGTCGGTGACGGTGGGCGATGCGATCAGCACCGCCGGCGCCAACGCGGTGGGCGTGCTGGCACAGTCGATCGGCGGGGGCGGCGGCCTGGCCGGTGGCATTGCCGGCCAGACCAGCCTGGCGGCTGCACCGCAGTACTTCAGTGGCAGTCGCAACGCCTCGGGCAATGGCGGGGTGATCACGGCCACCGTGGATGCCGGCGCATCGATCAGCACCACCGGCAGCAATGCACCGGCGATGCTGCTGCAGTCGCTGGGCGGCGGCGGTGGCCGCGTGATCACCGACAACGCGATCTACATGGGCAGCGCGGGCGGCAGCGGCACCGGCGCGGCGATCACCGCCACCATCAACGGCACGGTATCGGCCACCGGTTCGGGCTCGGCGGGCATCGTCGCGCAGAGCATGGGCGACAGCGCCTCCAATGCGCCGATCAGCATCACCATCGCCTCCACCGGCAAGGTCACCGCCGGTCAGCAGTCGGTGGCCACCTCGCCCAATGGCAGCTCGGCCGGCATCTACATCGACCACGGCGGTACCGGCAAGAACGGCAGCAACGGCACGCCGGTGGTCAACACGGTCACCAACAACGGCACGCTGTACACCTACGGTTCGCAGGCCAACGCGGTGGCGGTGTACAGCACCGCGGGCGACACCCAGGTGATTAACAACGGCACCATGGGCGGCGACGTGCTGCTCACCAATGGTGGCGGCACCGGCTGCTTCACCAACAACGGCACCTTCAACGCCGGCGACAGCGTCACCGTGGGCAAGTGCGGGGTGACCAACAACGGCGTGATGGACATCCGCGCCACGCCGCTGGCGGTGCAGGGCAACCTGCTCAACAACGCCGGCGGTCGCATCGTCGTGGCCGCGGACTTCTCCGGCAAGGCCGCCACGCCGTTGACCGTGGACGGCGACGCCACCATTGCCGGTACGGTCGAGGTACGCCCCACGCTGATGCGCCGGAACACGGTGACGCTGGCCAGCGCCACCGGCACCCTGCAGCTGGATCCAACCCTGGCGGCGGTGCACAACGACCATCTGTTCGACTACCGCTTCGATACCGACGGGCAGAACCTGCGGGTCACCCCGAGCGCCCTGTTCAGTGCGCAGGCGGCGGGCATGGGCGCCAACAAGCGCGCGGTCGGCAACAACCTGCAGTCGATCTTCGACAGTGGCGCGGCGATGGATACCGGCTTCACCCGCTTGAGCAGCGTGGCCGACGGCGCCGAGTACGAGCGCAGCCTGGCGGCGATGTCGGGCAAGGCGCTGGGGGCATTCGGTGCATACCGGGTCAACAGCAGCCGCGACTTCGCCGTGAACCTGTATGGCGGCTGCTCCAGCGCGCCGGTGGCCAGCAAGAGCACCGACAGCTGCGGCTGGGGCCGGGTGATCGCCAATGGCTCGGAGCAGAAGGAAACCAACGACGCGCTGGGTTACAAGGTCGACGCGTCGGCGTTCCAGGCCGGCGGCCAGCTGCAGCTGTCGCCCAACCTGGCCCTGACCGGCTCGCTGGCGTACGAGAACAGCCGCCTGCGCGACGCTGACGGCAGCGCGCGGGTGAAGGGCGACGCGGTGCTGGGCGGGGTGGGGCTGCTGTACGACGCGGGCAGGATGGAGCTGTCCGGCGGGCTGGACGCAGCTTCGGGCAAGTACCGCTCCACCCGTGACGTATCAGTGGGCGGCTTCGACGATGAAGCCAAAGCCAGTCCGAAGCAGTGGCAGGCCGGCGCGCACCTGCGTGCGGCCTACAGCGTGCCGGTGGGCCGCGAGGGCTTCGTGCGCCCGTTCGTGGAAGGGCATGCCATTCGCGTGGAGAACAAGGCATTCACCGAAGATGGCAACTCGCCGTTCCGCCTGGCCGTGGAAGGCAACGCAGACACCGCGCTGATCGGCGCGGTCGGGGTCGAGCTCGGCAACAGCGTGCACTTCAACAACGGCATGACGCTGCGGCCCTTCGCCAGCGCCGCGGCCGAATTCAGCAACAACCGCGACTGGACCACCACTGCGCGCTTTGCCGACCAGCCGCAGAGTCAGTCTTTCGATGTCACCACGGCGGGGCCGGGCACGATTGGACGCTTCGCGGTAGGTGCCGATCTGTATGGCTCCAACCACCTCAACCTGTCGCTGCAGTACGTGAAGGAAGTGGGCCAGGGCTTCGATGCCAATACCGGGCTGGCGCGCCTGACGTACAGTTTCTGACAGTAGAAATACTGGCGCGCTCTGCGTAGAAGTCAGCATTGGCCCGGCGGTGCTGCCGGGCGATGCTGTCAGGGTCGATCCGCAAGGAGCAGCTCCATGGCAACAGCACGTGCAAAGAAGGCGGCACCCAAGGCGTCGCCCGCCACCAGGAAACGGTCTACATCCAGCAGCGCGAAGCCTTCAAAGCCCGGTAAGCGCCCCAACATCCTGGTGATCTGGGGCGACGACATCGGCATCAGCAACCTGAGCTGTTACAGCCATGGGTTGATGGGCTACCAGACCCCGAACATCGACCGTCTCGCGCGCGAAGGCATGATGTTCACCGACTCCTACGGCGAGCAGTCCTGCACCGCAGGGCGCTCGTCCTTCATCACCGGCCAGAGCGTGTACCGCACCGGGTTGTCCAAGGTGGGTCGCCCCGGCGGCAAGGAAGGACTGCAGCCCGAGAGCGTGACCATCGCCGAACTGCTCAAGGAGCAGGGCTACGCCACCGGCCAGTTCGGCAAGAACCACCTGGGCGACCTGAACAAGTACCTGCCCACGGTGCACGGCTTCGATGAATTCTTCGGCAACCTGTACCACCTCAATGCCGAGGAAGAGCCGGAAATGTACGACTACTTCCCGGAGCAGGACTTCCCCAACTTCCGCAAGCAGAACGGTCCGCGTGGCGTGCTGCACTGCTGGGCGCAGGACAAGGACGACCCGACCGACCAGCCGCGCTGGGGCAAGGTAGGCAAGCAGAAGATCAAGGACACCGGCCCGCTGACCAAAAAGCGCATGGAAACCTGCGACGACGAATTCGTCGCGGCGGCGCAGAAGTTCATCCGGCGCCAGCATGAGGACGACCAGTCGTTCTTCGTCTGGTTGAACACCACCCACATGCACATGTTCACCCATACCAAGAAGTCCAGCCTCGGCCAGGCCGGACGCTGGCAGTCGCCGTACCACGACACCATGATCGACCATGACCGCAACGTGGGCGAGATGCTGGACCTGCTGGACGAACTGGGCATCACTGAAGACACCCTGGTGCTGTACTCCACCGACAACGGCCCGCACCGCAACTCCTGGCCGGACGCCGGCACCACGCCGTTCCGCAGCGAAAAGGACACCAACTGGGAAGGCGCGTTCCGCATTCCGCTGCTGGCGCGCTGGCCGGGTCGGATCGCACCCGGGGCGATCGCCAACGGCATCGTGCAGCACCACGACTGGCTGCCCACGTTCCTCGAAATGGCCGGTGCGCCGCAGGTGGTGGAACAGCTGAAGACCGGCTACACCACCAACGGCAAGACCTTCCGCAACCACATCGACGGGACCAGTCTGCTCGGATATCTCACCGGCAAGGAGAAGGAGAGCCCACGCAAGCTCTTCATGTACTTCAGCGACGACGGCGACGTGCTGGCAATGCGCTATGACAACTGGAAAATCGTGTTCATGGAACAGCGCTGCCAGGGCACGCTGCAGCTCTGGGCCGAACCGTTCACCACGCTGCGACTGCCCAAGCTGTTCAACCTGCGCACCGACCCTTACGAGTACGCAGACATTACGTCCAACAGCTATTACGAGTGGTTCCTGTACCACGACTACCTGCTGTTCGGGGCGTTCGGGATCGCCGACCAGTTCGCGCAGACGCTGGTCGAGTACCCGCGCGTGCAGGAGCCGGGCAGTTTCACCATCGATGACGCGCTGGCCAAGATGAGCGCGATGTCGTCGAAGGACTGAGGCGCAGGGGGCGGCTCAGCCGCCCCTGTACGGTCGACCCGGCGGCGCCGCCTTGCTGCGGCGCTGTTCGGTGCGGCGCTCCTGGTAGCGCTGCATGCTGAGTTGCAGTTCTTCCAGTGCATCGCCCGGCAGCCACAGCTGGCGGGTGCCGCGGGTCATCGCGGTGTACGCCGCGCGCACCGGATTGTGCGCGTACTGGCGGGTGAATCCAGTGCGGAAGCAGCAGCGCGACATCGCCACGCTGGCGAACTCGGCGTTCTTGGCGTGCTCCACCAGCATCAGCTGCAACGCTGCGTCGTGGAAGGGCAGCAGGCGCTCCATAAGCTCCACGAATCGCTCGCGGTTGTAGCCCCGCATGAACATGCGCGGGATCTGCGCCAGGTCCTGTTCCTCGCATTCGGCCAGCAGGTCTTCCCAGCGCTGGCTGCTGCCGCCGTGTGCGGTGAGCTCGCGATAGGCTTCCGCTCCCCGGGTGACCTCGCGGCCGAGCGTGGCCAGCGAATCGGGATGGATGGAGAAGGCGGCGCCCGCTGCGGCCAGACGCTGCGCTTCCTCCAGCAGCCGCCAGGGGCTGCCGTAAATGCGTGCGCCAGAGACCGGTACGTCGCTCCACGCGGTGTAGGTGCTGGACAGCGTCGGCTGGTCCGCCGAGCCGACGAAAGGGGCTTCGTAAAGGTTGCCGGGATCCAGCGCCAGCGTGTCGTTGACCAGCTGCTCCACCAGGCGCCCCTGGCGGACCGACTGGTCGATCTCCAGCGTCATGCCGGTGGCGAAGCGCGGCGCATGGCCTACCAGGCGCTGGTTGGGATCGCCCAGGCTGATCACCGCGCCCTCATAGCTGGAAAGCAGGGCTTTCCACGCCGGGCTCAGATCGTGGCCTTCGTCGATCAGCAGGGTGCCCCAGCTGGCCGGCACGCTGACCTGGTGCAACGCCAGCCATTTGCCGATGTGGTCCACGTTGACGCTGAGCAGCGCATGGCGCTGCAGCTGCGGGTCGAACATGCTGCGCCAGACGTGCTCGGCGGCCGCCATCAGCGCGGCGCTGTCGATCATCGTCCACGGCACTGCGCGCGCGAAGTGGCGCGGCGCCAGCTGCAGCGTGGTCGAGCGGCACCACGTGGCAATGCCTTCCAGTGCGATACGCAGCACGCTGGCAGGCGCGAACGAGCCGATGGACTGCAGCTCGATCCGTGCGGCGATGTCGCGCAGCGCGTGCTTGCTGATCTGGAACACGGGCCGCCAAGCGGTACGCAGCAGGCCGCGGCGGAACGCGTCACCGGCTACATGGTTGGCGAATGCGATCTGCGAGATCACCTGGACCGGCAGTGCCGCGCTGAGCCGCTGCCGGAACGCCTGCACCTGTCCGGCGCGCGGTGCGATGTAGGTGTAGCGGCGCGCGCCGCTGTCGAGCAGCTGCAGGATCAGGTGGGTCTTGCCGGCGCCGGCGTAGGCGTCCAGGTCGATGTGTTCGTCATCGTTGGCGATGATCGCGCGCAGCGCACGCGCCTGTTCCTGGGTATAGGAATGCGTGCGCTCCACGAACGCGGGCGCGCGCAGGCTGTCGTCGGCCACGTGGCCTTCTTCGGCATATGCTGCTTCGGTGGCGAAGCGCAGCGTGTGCGGTTCCAGTGTCACCTGGCTGTCGGTCTGGAATGCATCCACCGGATAGGCGTCGGGTGAGGCCTGCGCATAGCGCGCCACCACTGCGTCCGGGCCCAGCACCACGCCCTGCGCGGCCAGACCGTGCAGCCAGGCGTCTGCAGCGGGAGGCAATGCACTGCGCAACGTCTGGAACTGACCGGCAGCCGCCTCCGGCTGCGCCACGAACAGCGCGCAGGCGTCATCGAGCAGCCGGGTCAGCGCAGCCGGATGATGCGGGCGCTGCTGGCACAGCGCGGCGGCAAACAGCCCGGCGCTTTCCAGCGCGGTCACTGGAATCGCGCCGGTGTCCAGAAACGCGCGCAGTGCGGTTTCGCTCAACGGCAGGGCATAGGCGGCGGGGGAAGACACGGCAGGCATGCGCAATGATACCGTGCGGCCCGGATCCGGCTCTGTCCCGTCGCTTACTGCGCGCTGGCGATCGGCGTGTTCCGGCGCGCCTCGGCCTCGGCCTTCATCGCCCGCCACCATGGCGTACCGGCATGCGGCGCGGCCAGGTCCAGGCGTTCGCCCATTTCCGGCGTGGACAGGGCGATGCCGCGCGCTGCCGCCAGCGCGCTGACGCGCACGAACGGTTCTTCCCAGCGGTGCATGGCCAGGTCGAAGGTGCCGTTGTGGATCGGCACCAGCCACCGGCCGCGCAGGTCCTGGTGGGCCTGGACGGTCTGTTCGGGCTGCATGTGCACGTACGGCCACTTGACGTCGTAGGCACCGGTTTCGACGAAGGCCACGTCGAACGGCCCGTAGCGCTCACCGATCTTCTTGAAGCCGTCGAAGTAGCCGGAGTCGCCGCTGAAGAACACGCGCAGGTCGTTGTCGATGATCACCCACGAGCCCCACAGCGTCTTGTTGCTGTCGCGCAGCCCGCGGCCGGAGAAATGCTGGGTGGGGGTAAGCGCGAAGCGTACGCCGTCCACCTCGGTTTCCTGCCACCAGTCGAACTGGCGCACCTTGTCGCGCGGCACGCCCCAGTCGACCAGGCGGTCGCCCACGCCCAGCGGGGTGAGGAACACGCCTACGCGGCTGGCCAGGAACTTCACCGTGGCGCGATCCAGGTGGTCGTAGTGGTCGTGCGAGAGCAGCACGCCGCGGATCGGCGGCAGGTCTTCGAGCGCGATTGGCGGGGCGTGGAAGCGCTTCGGCCCGATCCACTGGAACGGCGAGGCTCGCTCCGAGAACACCGGGTCAGTGAGCCACCAGCCACCACGCAGTTTGATCAGCAGGGTCGAGTGGCCGAGCCGGTACACGCTGCGGTCCGGGGCCTCGGCCAGCGCCTGCGCGGTGAGCGCATGCACCGGCGTGGCGACGTCCGGCACCGTGCCGGACGGGCGGTTGAAGAAGAATTCCCAGAACAGCTTGATCGTGGCGCCCAATGATTCCCTGGGCTTGGCCACGACGTTGGTGAACTGGTCGTCCGCACGCTGCGGCGACGTTTCGTAGGAGGCGATAGGCACTTTAAGGGTCATCCCGATCAGAACGGCAAGGGCGAAGGCGACAGCGAGAAAGGACAGAATGCGCATGCGTCTCCAGAGGGTAGGGGAGCTAGTTGAGTGCGTAAGCACTCACTTAAAAGCACAGAAAACATCAACGTTGGATGCCCTTCCAGAACAGATCGAACCCGGCCTGCTGCAGGACATCGCGTTGTTCCGGCTGGGCCGCCATGGCTTCCAGCGTGGTTTCCAGCAGGGTGATCAGTACCCGGCCCAGATAGAACGACAGCCGCTCCGGGTCCACGTGCCGGGCCAGGCTCGCTTCCAGGGTCTGCAGGGTGGTGCCGAACAGGCCGGCGCAATGGGTGCGGGTGCAGTCGGTGATCCGCTCGGACACCTTTAGCTGGCGCAGCGCCATGCGGTCCACCGGGTGCGCCGCGCCCCAGACCAGCAACGCCTTCCACACATGCAGCAGCTGCTCGCGGACCTCGGCGTCGGACGGGAAGCTGCCGCTCACAGCCAGCGCCAGGCGCTCTTCAAGCCGTACGAACAGTGCATTGAGCAGCACGTCCTTGGTCTCGAAGTACGTGAACACCGTGCCCTCGGCCACCTTGGCCGCCTTGGCGATCTGCGCGGTCGACGCACCCACGCCCTGCGCAGCCACCAGTCGGGCGGCGGCATCCAGGATGGCGGTACGTTTTGCGTCGCTGAGCGGGCGGGCCATGGGACTATTTAGCTGAGTGGTTGCTCATTTATAGGCGCCATCGCGGTCCAGATCAAGCCCGCCGACCGCTGACAACGGCATCCGTTCAGGCACTATAGGCCGGGTAGAGCCGGGCTCTGCCCGGCCGAGGGAAACCCATGGCCACCTCCAACACCCCCGCGTCTCCGCGCCTGCTGGCCGGCGGCAACCCCCAGATTCCCAAAGGCGAGGGCGACGCCCCGGTCCAGGCCTGGATCGCCGCAGTGCCCGGCTGGAAGCAGGAAGCAGCCCGCCAACTCGATGCCCTGGTCGTGGCGGCGGTTCCCAAGGTCCACAAAGCGGTCAAGTGGAACTCGCCGCTGTACGCCGCCGAAGGCAAGGACGGTTGGTTCCTCAGCATGCATTGCTACGCGCGCTACATCAAAGTCGCGTTCTTCCGCGGCGCGTCGCTGGACCCGATGCCGCCGGAATCCTCCAAAAGCCAGGACACCCGCTACCTGCATGTGTTTGAGGATGTCCCGCTGGATGCCGCCCAGTTCACCCGCTGGGTGAAACAGGCCATGCGGCTGCCCGGCGAACGCATGTAGGCCGCTGCCGGAACCCACCTTTCCACTCGCCTGCGGTGGCAGCGGCAATCAACTTGGGCAAAGATGGTGCGCTGCATGATCGCCGATGGCGGTCATGCGTCCCCCATTGAAGACGGAACTGCCTGTGCTGAGTGTTGTTGGAGTCGTGCTTGCGTTGTATGTGGTGTGGCGGCTGATCTGGCCGTTGCGGGTGCCGGTCTCGGTACGTGGTCCGCTGGGCCTGCTGGTGCTGGCCCTGGCGCTGCACCACCGGATCGTGGCCCGGTTCGCCGGCACCATGGCCTCACCCGAAATTCCGAAGGTCGCCATCGCCATCCTGGCCAGTGGCTTCACCGCCCTGCTGCTGGTCGCCGTGTTCCTGCTGGTGCTGGATATCCTGCTGTTGCTTGCGCGCCTGCTGCGCCAGCCGCGTGTTGCCGACGCGTTGCGTCGCAGCTGGCTGCGTCCAGCCGCCGGTGTGTTGGCCCTGGCGCTCGGCATCTATGGCGTCCAGCAGGGCATGGCCGTACCGCAGGTGCGGCAGGTCGATGTCGCCATCGCCGGGTTGCCTGCGGCATTCGACGGTTACCGGGTACTGCAGCTCACCGACATCCACGCCAGCCGACTGCTCACCGGTGACTGGGTGACCAAGGTAGTTGCTGAAAGCAACGCACTGAAGCCGGACCTGGTGGTGATCACCGGCGACCTGGTCGACGGCAGCGTGCGCGCGCGCGCCAATGACGTGCGCTCGCTGGGCCAGCTGCAGGCACCCGACGGCGTGATCGCCATCACCGGCAACCATGAGTACTACGGCCAGTATGCGCAGTGGATGCAGGCCTTCCGCGGCCTGGGCATGACGGTGCTGGAAAACAGCCATACCCCGGTCATCCGCAACGGCGCGTCGCTCACCATCGCCGGTGTCACCGACCCGGTGGCCGCGCGTTACGGCCTGCCGATGCCGGACCTGAAGGCCGCCCTGTCGGGCGCAGATCCGAACGCGTCGGTGATCCTGCTGGATCATCGACCGAACCAGGCCGCTGCCAATGCCGCGCAGGGCGTGAAGCTGCAGCTGTCGGGGCATACGCACGGTGGCCATATCGTCGGCATGGACCAGTTGGTCAAGCGCGCCAATGGCGGCTATGTCTCCGGTCGTTATGAAGTGAACGGCATGACCCTATACGTGAGCAACGGCGCCGGGTTGTGGCCCGGCTTCGCGGCACGCATCGGCGTGCCGTCGGAAATCACCGTGTTCACCCTGCGGCGAACTGCAGCGGCAGGCTCGGGCTGAGTTCCGGCGCCACGGCATGGGCGACCGCCATGCGCAGCATCGTTGGGCTGATGTAGCGGCGGTGGGTACGGTCGATGGCGGCCATGTAAAAGCGGCCGAATGCGTTGTGGGTGCGCACGCGCGTGCCCAGCGAAATACGCACCTGGCCGTCGTCCAGCCGCTCCACCCGCACGCAGGAGCGGAACCGCAGGTGCCGGTCATCCGCGCCGAGCAGGACTTCGGCACTTCGGTCTTCGCGGCCCACCCGCTGCGCCAGTACCGGGAAGCGACCGGCGAACAGCTGGCCGCGGTCTTCGGACAACAGCGAGGAGACCGGGCAGCCCAACGGTGAGGTGCGCAGCCGCAGTGGCGCCACCAGCACGTTACGCACCGCCATCAGGCGACCCACATTGGCCGGTGGGTTGAGGATGAATCCTTCCAACACCGTTTCCAGCAGCTTCCGGGCCGAGTGGCCTGGCACCGCATGCGCGGGCAGCAGCAGCGAACCGTAATCCTGGTGATGGCTGCCTTCCGGCAGGGCCGCCTGCAGTAGGGAGTCGGCCGGCGCGGCACGCTGCTGGTGCAGGGGATACGCGTTCGGAAGACGGCTGACATAGCCGCGAATCGGGCGCAGCCGATGAAGCGCCGCACGCAGCCTGCCCACGTGGTCGCGGCTGTGTGCGCACAGCCGCCCGGCACACGAGCGCGACGGTGCATGCAGCGAAAGACTCACGCACGGCACGCGCTGCGGGTCGGTCTGGTCGAGCAGCGATTGCAGTGCGGGCGGCAGGGTGTCGGTGAGGCTGGGAAGGTCGGCGCTGTTGTCGGCCACCCGCGCGCGTTGCGCATCACTTAGCGGTCCGTGCTGGTCATTTGCATGGCAGGACAAGGCGAACAGTGCCGCGTGCGGCGCGCGCTGCGATACGAACTGGTGCCACGTGCCGCTGCCGAAGCGCACGGTAAACAGGCAGTCCGGTGGAATCTCCACGAAGCGAAGCGCCTGCACGAAGGCTGCTGGGTCGTGGTCCAGCTGGGTATCGGAAGCCGTGGAAAAACGCAGCTGCGCGCCGCCACTGCCAGACACGGCGGTGAACATGCGCGTACCGG
Protein-coding regions in this window:
- a CDS encoding MBL fold metallo-hydrolase, which encodes MRILSFLAVAFALAVLIGMTLKVPIASYETSPQRADDQFTNVVAKPRESLGATIKLFWEFFFNRPSGTVPDVATPVHALTAQALAEAPDRSVYRLGHSTLLIKLRGGWWLTDPVFSERASPFQWIGPKRFHAPPIALEDLPPIRGVLLSHDHYDHLDRATVKFLASRVGVFLTPLGVGDRLVDWGVPRDKVRQFDWWQETEVDGVRFALTPTQHFSGRGLRDSNKTLWGSWVIIDNDLRVFFSGDSGYFDGFKKIGERYGPFDVAFVETGAYDVKWPYVHMQPEQTVQAHQDLRGRWLVPIHNGTFDLAMHRWEEPFVRVSALAAARGIALSTPEMGERLDLAAPHAGTPWWRAMKAEAEARRNTPIASAQ
- a CDS encoding TetR/AcrR family transcriptional regulator; this translates as MARPLSDAKRTAILDAAARLVAAQGVGASTAQIAKAAKVAEGTVFTYFETKDVLLNALFVRLEERLALAVSGSFPSDAEVREQLLHVWKALLVWGAAHPVDRMALRQLKVSERITDCTRTHCAGLFGTTLQTLEASLARHVDPERLSFYLGRVLITLLETTLEAMAAQPEQRDVLQQAGFDLFWKGIQR
- a CDS encoding DUF1801 domain-containing protein, producing MATSNTPASPRLLAGGNPQIPKGEGDAPVQAWIAAVPGWKQEAARQLDALVVAAVPKVHKAVKWNSPLYAAEGKDGWFLSMHCYARYIKVAFFRGASLDPMPPESSKSQDTRYLHVFEDVPLDAAQFTRWVKQAMRLPGERM
- a CDS encoding metallophosphoesterase, translating into MRPPLKTELPVLSVVGVVLALYVVWRLIWPLRVPVSVRGPLGLLVLALALHHRIVARFAGTMASPEIPKVAIAILASGFTALLLVAVFLLVLDILLLLARLLRQPRVADALRRSWLRPAAGVLALALGIYGVQQGMAVPQVRQVDVAIAGLPAAFDGYRVLQLTDIHASRLLTGDWVTKVVAESNALKPDLVVITGDLVDGSVRARANDVRSLGQLQAPDGVIAITGNHEYYGQYAQWMQAFRGLGMTVLENSHTPVIRNGASLTIAGVTDPVAARYGLPMPDLKAALSGADPNASVILLDHRPNQAAANAAQGVKLQLSGHTHGGHIVGMDQLVKRANGGYVSGRYEVNGMTLYVSNGAGLWPGFAARIGVPSEITVFTLRRTAAAGSG
- a CDS encoding DUF2867 domain-containing protein; this translates as MPGVTRTDRSFPSISLPSFSGGSPVEVTLITQLGIGAGDQLVRDAGIRQAAHPRFVDALDEPSARLGGMHVEHQDPSSLYSFAVGPHGHPFHRHAGTRMFTAVSGSGGAQLRFSTASDTQLDHDPAAFVQALRFVEIPPDCLFTVRFGSGTWHQFVSQRAPHAALFALSCHANDQHGPLSDAQRARVADNSADLPSLTDTLPPALQSLLDQTDPQRVPCVSLSLHAPSRSCAGRLCAHSRDHVGRLRAALHRLRPIRGYVSRLPNAYPLHQQRAAPADSLLQAALPEGSHHQDYGSLLLPAHAVPGHSARKLLETVLEGFILNPPANVGRLMAVRNVLVAPLRLRTSPLGCPVSSLLSEDRGQLFAGRFPVLAQRVGREDRSAEVLLGADDRHLRFRSCVRVERLDDGQVRISLGTRVRTHNAFGRFYMAAIDRTHRRYISPTMLRMAVAHAVAPELSPSLPLQFAAG